From the Naumovozyma dairenensis CBS 421 chromosome 10, complete genome genome, the window ttcttttcgaGAGTTGGAggtgttgttgttgtagaGGAGACTGAATTGTTATTACAAGTATATGAATAACATTTCAATGATGTATTTGATAGATCATTATAATCTGTATCTAAGAATGAATAACAAGGAAGTAATTCTGTAAATATACCTTGGATATCCAAACCAGCCACAATGATGACTATAGTgtcttcatcttcgtcttcatcGTTTTGTTCTTGCTTTCGTActtcttgttgttcatttttgttttcgaATCTTATTGCATTTTTTTGGATTAATGATTCTATGATTTTATCGACGTTATCAtcaatgatattttgattaaaattatttggAATTTGGAATTCTAAAAGACGTTGTACCACttgataaaaaataatcttAGTAAAGATATATTCGTTAAACCATTCGAAATAAACTTTCAATATCCATTCATAAATGTCagataattgataaataGTAAAGCattgatataatttattttcatctaGTAAATTGATTGAGAACGGTTGAGTTGGTTGGATTATACTCGGTACGAAATCTAATGGTTTCCCAcctaataatgaattgaattcaCTTCCAGTAATATCTCTTGATGATGTTGTAGATGTGGATAGAATCTtacttgttgttgttgctgttgctgctgttaatggatttttatttttgttagtgctattattgaaagaataatttgaatctgAATAATAACTTTCGATACTATCGGAATTTCTACTTGAATCACTAAATTTCCTTAGTTCTAAGGTTGCGATTGGTAAAGGTTGTGGTTTATAGAAATCAATAGGAGTTAAAGGTAGCTCTTTCTCGCCAGAACTTGAATGTTTATTACTCGAAGTTATTGTTGGtaacattttattttgggaaggagaagaaaaagaaggtGACGGAAGATTAGGTAAACGTGGGGTACTAGAGGAGGGTGAGTTTTTTGCTGGTGAATGATAAATACGTGcaatattgttgttattatgCGGGAGCATATTTTCTCGTGAGAGCGTAGGTGATGATTGATCGACCAAACGTTGCTGATCAAATTTATAGATCAATGGTGAAGAATTTTGAGACGTCACCGGCGATGGTGTAGGTGGAGGGGGTCGCCTTCTAGTCCTATTATTTAAGATTGATGATGACTGAGGGGGTGTTGGAGGAGGAGGTCGTAATGGGGGTGATGGGCCACTATACCTGGCACTATTTATTGCTGTTCTTGATTGTTGCTTTGGTGAGGGAGTTTTGGAGGagaataaagatgaatcaGGACCATCATTCCCTGTGATTGGAGTCCATCCTATAGTCAGATCATCAGAATCTTTTTTAGCAGCTCtttcaagaaatgattCTCTTGTATCTAATGGAGGTAGTTTCGGTAATGATACTTTTTCTGGAAGGTCGTTATCCTTTGGATATCTTCGATCCTCTGCTTCGTTTGGATGATTTCTATACATATTTTAGCTTTAAAATTAGCAGcctttttttaattttgtaATACAATTGAGTTTTGAGATTTAAAACTTGGGCTTGAAGTATAATAGCGAGAGTACTATATGATACAACaattaattataaattTCATGAATCTTTTGGTAGAAAAATTTCGAATAAATATGCTCTCAAGAGTCGATTCGCATGTGAAATAGAGCTTGAATTTCCTGTTCCGATCCCCCTGTTACTTCTTTAGAGATTGTTTCTTTCTATCCGCTGTTAGTTGTCCTTTTCTTCCTATATTGATGTTTCCTATTAATGTAAACAAGTTATGTTTTTAAGATTTAAGCGCCGCCACTCTATTTCAAATAGTAAAAGGGAGGCACTAAATTTGCTTCTTTTGAGACTCGTTCTGAATTGAGAGGTTCAGTTGAAGTTGAAGACAAAGGATGAAGAATAGAATATGTTGCTTTGATCTGATCAGGTCCGTTCTGTGTTGCATATTTAGTAAGCTCAATGAGTGCATACTTGCTTGTTCTTCTATatccatatatatatatatatatggatatagaataatataataaaaagtaatggaagaaaataaagtatTCCAAAATATCATTCTCGTATTTATACCCGCAGGAACTATATTTCCTCTTGTCTACTCCTTCACTTAATTCCACTTAGATGGAACATTCTTATCGGCACTGTATGGTTGGTTCTGTAATAATAGATCGACTGGTGTCACTTTAGAATACTACTGGATCGTATGATTTCCATACCAAAAAAAGGGCAACTCCTCATATTAGGTATCCTACATGTGGACAAAGATTTTAATAGTTTATGATCAGATTAGCTATGCCTCTTACATTTTTTACAAACTGTGAGTATATTAGAATCATGCATGATCGGGAATATCACCACAGGGGAGAGCAGGGCCTTAGTAAGCAGTAGATCCCTTTAGTCTACAATGGTACTACATAACTGGTCGACTTTCCTTTCCAAATAGTATAGAAGTCAGAGGAAGTGCAACTATTTACATACTGCCTTACTTTAGTGGCATTGGTAATTGCTACAGTAACCGTCGATGTCTTACAGGTCCCATTGAGGATAACTTGTGTGCTTCATTACagatttttgaataataaactAGCTTGCTTGATGATTTAAGTACTTATATACTACAAACCAGGTCAGTTACGATTAACGAGTCTTATACACCAAGAAATGCTTTCTCTATCTGATCAAACCAACATGTGCATATATAGAGCTATCTATCCATATGCATCACATCACATCACATCACATCATATAACATCATATAACAATAAGAATAACATTACAATGGGCGTTTAACGTCTTTCAAAGGCGCCCGACTGAGAAATATACTTTTTTCCTATTGGAAGTTATAACACTTTCTTTATACAACAAAAGTAAGGTATATTGGAAGaccaagaacaagaaacaGCAATTGTAGTATACCCTATACATATATTCTAGTCAGAAGATCAATTTGGTATTGGCAATTTACTCAATTGACCTATAAAACATCCTAGCTACACTAAAAAATGTATCGTTCAATTATTAGCAAGAGAGCGACAGCAGCAGTAGGGGCTTCATCCTTCTTCTCATCCTCATCAACGATCACAACAAGTAGAGTACTACCACAGGCATACCACTTATCCGCTACTTCTTTATCTCCTGTATCACATACTACAAAACTATCGTACTCTACAAAGAAAACCTCTACTACATCccctcctcctcctcctccaAAGGTTAAAGGATCCGCAACAAATCCAATCGTCCCTCCACCTAAGATCCCAACTCATTCTTCAACATCTggttcttcttcctcttcctcttcttcctcGTCATCATACACAGGCGACGCttcaaaagataataagATAGGTTTAGGTCTAGGGATCCtagcagcagcaacagcTATCTATTTCGTAACAAATCCTtccaagaaaaagaagaagaagaaggaagtTAAACAACAAGAAGCAGTGGATGCTCCGAAGAATGAGACTGTTCAAGAACGTCAACAGAAGGATTtagattcttcttcagatGATTCTAGTGCTGAAGTGCAAGGACAAGAACAAGATACTGCTTCGTTTATGGAAGATAGCGCTGATTCTACTAATGACAGTCCTACCAACGATACCGAagagaaggaaaaagaagatgatgacgaaCAAAAAGAACAAGCAAGGGAAGATGTGActaaaaaagaagaagtagCACAAGGCAACGATGACGACCACAATGGCATTCTAAGTACAATGGATGAAAGCAAGGGTTTGAGTACCAAAGGTGAGAAGATCCAAAAGatggaaaatgatgaaatgtCCAAAAAGGAggaagaaatgaaaaaggAAAGTGCATATGATCCAGAAACTGGTGAAATTAATTGGGATTGTCCTTGTTTAGGTGGTATGGCTCATGGTCCATGTGgtgaagaatttaaagCTGCCTTCTCTTGTTtcatatattcaaatgCAGAACCTAAGGGAATTGATTGTGTAGATAAATTCCAGCATATGCAAGATTGTTTCAGAAAATATCCTGAACATTATGCCGAACAAATtaaagaggaagatgaagCATCTGCTGCTATCGATAAAGAATCAGGTTCAGGAGAAACTACAATCGAGGAAGAGAAAGATATGGCTTCTTTGGCTTCAAACACTGATAAATCTAAAAATGAATCATCAGATTCAACAGAATCATTCGAAATAATTGACAATAAGAAAGATGAATCGGAAGAGAACGCGACTAAGTAACTTCTCATCgattaatatttttttttccatgtaaatatataatataataataaaatgcagtctattttattttaatgTATACATATATGATGGTCCTTTAATTAGAACTTTTGATTGAATTACAATTCCCATAAATATGACggtatataattattttgtgAATGTTTAATCCACAAAATATCATCCTTCATTGCTATAAATGATATAGTTCCTGAATTTTTCTCTACTTCAAATACAGGTACAAGTGCGTTCTGATCTTTACCATATGGTAATTGACAAAAACTATTTGGTATCTTTCTTAATATATAGCCATGCCCTTCACAATAATCTTCAACTACATCTTTAAAGCTGGGCTTTATTTTCCTTAATGGGATGTTTTGTACTGTGTATTCCTCATCCTCCTCTTCTCCTTCCTTTGTATCATCAGCAACATATTTTATCGAATCGATATCTCCACGTTTATGTAGTTCATCATATAAATCAAAGTTTTCATTATGTAAAGGTTTGGATTTGTCAATATCCCAATTTTCTAAAAAACTCAAGCACttcttaatttcattagatTCAAACTCTGTAGGAGGAGGACCATTcatgaaaaattcattaacaatACCATTAAGCCATAGCTTCGCATTTTGTCTATCTACATCAATCTCACAATATATCATCCATTGATAAagaatgaaattaattccATTGAAAAGAGAAGTAAGAAATAACTTGTAGATTTCAGGGCTGAAAAGATACCTCTCTTGTCGCAGTTTCCTCATTGCATATATAGATCCATCAAACTCATAGTCCCATTTATTATCCTCATCTTCCTCACCCAATGTCTGaatcaaatcaaaatatttatccCAAACTTGCCTGTAAAACTTAAATATGAAATGTGTTCTTGTAATTCCATAATATTTCGTCTCACTTATTAGTTCTCTTATGAAAATTAATTCAGaatcatttaaatgatGAGAAATTCGATGATACCAATTTCGACAATATGTCTcgaatttattttcaataatgttttcaatttcttgacGTGTTTTCTCATCAATAACCAcgaaaaattcaaataaccATAAATGAGGTGGGAATGTCGCTTCCTCTTGTAATTCCCAATTTTTAACTTGTTCAAGAATCCTAGGTTGTACATATTTCATCATAATATAATCAAAACATCCAATAAATCTTAATAATGTTTCAtaatctaataatattgaaactaTTTCATTAATGCCATCTTTagtaaattggaaattttcaatatatgctaataatttattgaaaatgattttgaaaacgATTGTTTGTGTACGATTTAAATGTTTAGAATCAGTATCCATTCTATATGTTA encodes:
- the SPP382 gene encoding mRNA splicing protein SPP382 (similar to Saccharomyces cerevisiae SPP382 (YLR424W); ancestral locus Anc_4.301) is translated as MTRQRMDELFKRRKLNTSNSNKTATYEDDEDNNNALNKTYGIGAKLLSKMGYTMGKGLGKDGEGISEPIQVEQRPAVGHAGLGMLSMGARKWRKNTQDNDYYSALDDDDIGPSSGDDNETSNVKNVVTFQRKNHQKTRDDEENADFIRRLQNLRSTDDNFFGIPTQKFEQILESNKPISSSKRLALNEIVNELMLFQSESKSLDYQIEALQSQLEDLEVKETLFQDIKSLWSTTDNKIETVAQKIRIIDDDLLVDKLMAQLFSEVFLKDIGKLDNWNPLEIDNIILMQLDPIVTDLTYRMDTDSKHLNRTQTIVFKIIFNKLLAYIENFQFTKDGINEIVSILLDYETLLRFIGCFDYIMMKYVQPRILEQVKNWELQEEATFPPHLWLFEFFVVIDEKTRQEIENIIENKFETYCRNWYHRISHHLNDSELIFIRELISETKYYGITRTHFIFKFYRQVWDKYFDLIQTLGEEDEDNKWDYEFDGSIYAMRKLRQERYLFSPEIYKLFLTSLFNGINFILYQWMIYCEIDVDRQNAKLWLNGIVNEFFMNGPPPTEFESNEIKKCLSFLENWDIDKSKPLHNENFDLYDELHKRGDIDSIKYVADDTKEGEEEDEEYTVQNIPLRKIKPSFKDVVEDYCEGHGYILRKIPNSFCQLPYGKDQNALVPVFEVEKNSGTISFIAMKDDILWIKHSQNNYIPSYLWEL
- the NDAI0J02530 gene encoding coiled-coil-helix-coiled-coil-helix domain-containing protein (similar to Saccharomyces cerevisiae MIA40 (YKL195W); ancestral locus Anc_4.302); protein product: MYRSIISKRATAAVGASSFFSSSSTITTSRVLPQAYHLSATSLSPVSHTTKLSYSTKKTSTTSPPPPPPKVKGSATNPIVPPPKIPTHSSTSGSSSSSSSSSSSYTGDASKDNKIGLGLGILAAATAIYFVTNPSKKKKKKKEVKQQEAVDAPKNETVQERQQKDLDSSSDDSSAEVQGQEQDTASFMEDSADSTNDSPTNDTEEKEKEDDDEQKEQAREDVTKKEEVAQGNDDDHNGILSTMDESKGLSTKGEKIQKMENDEMSKKEEEMKKESAYDPETGEINWDCPCLGGMAHGPCGEEFKAAFSCFIYSNAEPKGIDCVDKFQHMQDCFRKYPEHYAEQIKEEDEASAAIDKESGSGETTIEEEKDMASLASNTDKSKNESSDSTESFEIIDNKKDESEENATK